The window GACATCGAGCGTCCGTGACTTCATCACGACACGGCCGCTTGCATCGAGCACCGGCGTCTCCAGGGAAATCGTGCGCTGTGCCCCGCGATAGGTATCTTTCAGATCGATCACCACTTTGGCGTGGTGGTCCTCGCCCGGAGCGGAGTGCGGCACGCCGCCATAGGCATCCTCCATTTCCTGTGCCGTGGAGCGGCGACCGGCCCGAGCTGCCTCCCGCGCGCGCATCGTCGACGCGCGGCCACCTCCAGCATGTTCTCCGCGAAAAAGCGCCTCGAAGAATTCGCTGAAGCGTGCATTCTCGGCACCGCCGTCGTCCGCGCCGCTGAATTCGAAACCTTCGTCCCAGTGGGGCGGCGGCTCGAAGTCCCGACCGTTGAGCCACTGGTCGCCCATCCGGTCGTAGGCCGCACGCTTTTCCGTATCCTTGAGCACGCCATACGCCTCGCCAACCTCTTTGAAACGCGACTCCGCGTCGTCGAATTTGCTCAGGTCCGGATGGTATTTGCGAGCGAGCTTGCGATACGTACGCTTGATATCGTCCTGCGTCGCGCTGCGCGGCACTCCCAGCACTTCGTAATAGTCTTTGTATTTCATAATCGAAGGCCCATCAAAAAGGCCGCACGCGCACCTATTTCAGCGGTATCGGGGCGGAACTGGCGAGCGGCGCGCCATGAACCGTCGCCCAGTCGCTGCGGCGAGCGTGGTGGATGATCAGGGGAATGCCGCCGAATACGACGATACCGAGCCCGACCAGTCCGGTATAAAGCAACGGTGAACCAACCGGCAACTGGTCCGGCGGGAAGAACGACACGGCGAAACTGAACAGCACGCCGGCAAAGCCGACGCCAGCGGTCAGCCACATACCGCCTACACCACCGGGCACCGTGAATGGTCGTGGCAACGCAGGTGCCGAATAGCGCAACTGGATCGCCGCCGCATACATCAACATGTAGGCAATCAGGTAGAGCGCGATCGTCATCGCGGAAATCAGGAAGAACGCGACCGATACATCCCGGATCACGAAGTAGAAGCACGAGATCACCGTCACGATCAGCCCTTGCACCAGCAGAATATGCGTGGGCATCCCGTGGCGGTTCTTGGCCTGAAGGATTGGCGGCAATTCGCCTTCGTGCGCGGTTTCAAGCAGACCACGCGACGGACTGCCCAACCAGGCCAGCACACCGCTGATTGCACCGATGCCGACCAGCAGCGACAGTGCCGACACAGCCCAGCCCATATGCCAGAGGTCCGCAAGCACTGCACTGAACGCATCGAACACGCCAGACTGCAACGAGATCTTCTCGTACGGCAAGATCGCCGCGATCGGCAACGCGCCGAGCGCGAAGATCAGCACCGAAATCAGCGCACCCAGTCCGATGGCCGCCGGATAGCCGCGACTCGGACTGCTCATGTCGATCACATGAACCGCCTGCACCTCCACGCCGGCAAATAGCAACACGATGCCGGCAAGAAACGAGATCGTGCCGAAGCCGTGAATCGCGGGCCAAAATCGCGCGTGACCATTTTGCGAAAGTGCGGCAACGTTCAGGTGCTGCCAGCCGAGCGGATGGCCGCTGCCGATCCAGTAGCCGAGCAGCGCGAGCAGCACGACACCCGGCACGATGGTGCCGATCACAAAGGTCCAGTTGGCGATCCTCGCGAATACTTCGACACCTTGCAGCACGATCCACGTGGAGAGCCAGTACGCGACGATGCAGAAGATTCCGACATAAACGCCGTTCTTCGCCAGATCCGGGCGGCCAATCGTATAGGCGAGCGCCGCCGCGCCGAAGGTCAGCGCCACGGGATACCAGACGACGTTCTGGATCCATTGCAACCAGATCGCAAGGAAACCCCAACGTGTGCCGAACGCTTGCGCGACCCACGTATAGATGCCCCCGCGCCGGTCGGCAAATGCGCCACCCAGTTCAGCCGAAATCAGCGACGCCGGGATCAGATAGAAGACCACCGTAAACGCGAGATAGACGAACATCGTCAGCTCTTCTTTCGCCAGCAACGGAAGTCCACGCAGGCTCGTGACCACGGCGGCGGCCGTCATCAGACCGATCGACGTGACGCTCAGATACTTGCCGCGCTTCGCGGACTTTGCGGCCGGCAAAGCGGACGCGGCGGTATTGGTGCGATTCATTTCGTGCGCTCCTGTGAAGAGGCGACATCAATCGTGATGGAAAGTGGGCCCGGCGGTTGAATGGAGCACCGGGTTCTTCGTCAGATGCGCGACGGCGTGCCGGATGTCCCCGAGTAGCATCGCCGCCATGTCGCGGGTCACGCCGCGCCGGATCAACACGCGTTGCACGATGGTCTCCTCGCGCCCCGCCGGCAGTTCGTACGAGGCGATCTGCCAACCACGCATGCGTACCTGATCGGACAGATCGAATAGCGTGAAGCCCGCTGTTTCCGGGTGCTTCAGCTTGTAGCAGACAGCCGGCAACGCACCGCGTCCATCGTAGATCAGCTCCAATGCGTCCATCTTCGCCAGACCGTCGGCCAGTGCTTGAGCCGTATCGGCGCATTCCTGCTGAATGTGCCGATAGCCTTCACGGCCCAGACGCAGCAGCATGTAGTACTGCGCAATGATCTGTCCGGCCGGCCTGGAGAAATTCAGTGCGAACGTGGGCATGTCGCCGCCCAGATAATCGACCCGGAAAATCAGTTCGCCAGGCAAGTCCTGAGTACTGCGCCAGACTATCCAGCCGACCCCGAGCGGGGCGAGTCCGTATTTGTGGCCCGACGCATTAATCGATTTGACGCGCGGCACGCAGAAGTCCCATTCGAGGTCCGGCTGAATGAACGGCGCGACGAAACCACCGCTGGCCGCATCGACATGAATCGGAATATCGAGCCCGACATTTGCTTGCAGCGCGTCCAGTGCACCCGCCAGCGCCTTCACTGGTTCATAGACACAGGTGAACGTAATGCCCAATGTGGCCACGACGCCAATCGTGTTCTCGTCGCAATACTGAGCCAGGTCTTCTGGTTCCAGTCCGGTCGCATCGCCTCTGAGCGGCACCTGACGCATCTCGACATCGAAGTACCGGGCGAATTTCGCCCAGCAGACCTGTACGGGTCCACAGACGAAGTTTGGCTTGTCGGCCGGCTTGCCTTGCGCTTCCATGCGCTTTTTCCATTGCCACTTGAGCGCAAGTCCACCGAGCATGCAGGCTTCGCTCGACCCAGTTGTCGAGCAACCGGTGGTCTTCCACGATTTCGTTGCATGCCACAGATCGGCGAGCATGTGTACACAGCGCATTTCGATTTCAGCGGTTTGCGGATATTCGTCCTTGTCGATCATGTTCTTGTCTATCGACAGATCCATCAGGCGGCGAACTTCGTCGTCGGCATACGTAGTGCAGAACGTCGCGAGGTTCTGCCGTGAGTTGCCGTCCATGAATAACTCGTCGCGCACCAGATCGAATACCGCACGGCGATCGGACGATGCTTCCGGGATCCGGTACTTCGGTAGTGAAGAACCTGAGATCGTCGCGGCGTATTCGTCGGCGACGGCATCGGGTGTAGGCGGCGGAGACTTGAGAAAGGTCATGACGTGAGATTCCCAACTTGAAATGAGCGAAGCGGGTTCGTGAACGAACGGCGAGCAAGCGGAATGGTGATATTGGGGAGAAGGGAAAGCTTCCATAGTCACGATGCGCGCAGGACCGGTCGAAGTCGGTACGGTGCCGTACCGCACCGCCGCGTCCCACGCGATATGTTCATTGCATTACATCGCTATTGAGCGCGAGGTGGTGCTACTCACTGTGCTGTTTCCGGTCGGCCGTGACGCTGGTGATCTACGGCGCGAGCCCGGCGGATAAAACCATCCTTCAAGGAGCCCGTCATCATGATCATCCCAACCGCGACATACAACGGACACGAGTTACGTGCCTATGCTAGCCAGCAATTCCCGCCTTTCGACGATCCGTACGCCAAGGGCGCGCGGCGCTTTTCTTCCGTGGTACGAATCGACACGATCCCCTTCAATGAGGCGGACGCACGACGCTACTCCACGGTCTTCGACGCTGCGAGCCCCGCCACTTTCAACGATGCGATCGATCTTGCGATGCAGTTCGGCAAGGATATCGTCGACGGCAAGGTTCAGGCTGCGGCACTCTGAGCACCCAATCCAATGTCGCAACGGTGGTGGCCGTCGGAACGAACTCGTGGGGACCGACATGTACAAACGCATTCTGGTAGCGATCGACGGTAGCGAGACGGCTGAACATGCGTTCGACAGCGCGCTTCAACTCGCGCACGATAACGAAGCGCAGTTGCAGCCTCTCTATGTCATCGCCAATCCCCTGGTGGCATACGACGCGTACGGCTACGATCCGACGATCCTGCGCGACGCCTGTACTGAAGAAGGCCAGCGGCTGATGGCGGATGCCCTGGCGCGAATGAAGCACGAGAACGTGGCCGGCGTCCCGCGCATCGTCGACGTCGCGCCGATCGGCGAGGACATCTCCGAACGGATCCGCATCTCGGCTAACGAATTCAATGCGGATCTGCTAGTGCTCGGCACTCATGGGCGACGGGGTTTCAAGCGTCTGTTTCTCGGCAGCGTAGCCGAGCGCGTGGTGCGCTGCGCGAGCCTTCCGGTGTTGCTGGTGCCCAACCAAC is drawn from Burkholderia sp. 9120 and contains these coding sequences:
- a CDS encoding DnaJ C-terminal domain-containing protein, with protein sequence MKYKDYYEVLGVPRSATQDDIKRTYRKLARKYHPDLSKFDDAESRFKEVGEAYGVLKDTEKRAAYDRMGDQWLNGRDFEPPPHWDEGFEFSGADDGGAENARFSEFFEALFRGEHAGGGRASTMRAREAARAGRRSTAQEMEDAYGGVPHSAPGEDHHAKVVIDLKDTYRGAQRTISLETPVLDASGRVVMKSRTLDVSIPKGVQSGQHLRLAGQGGAGFGEGRAGDLYLEIALRPQEHFRVDGRDVTIDAPVAPWEAALGARITVPTPDGTVEIAVPKGSSGGQRLRLKGKGIPASGPAGTAGDLYARLNIALPPADSDQARAAYEALRQACDFDPRAHFSGDSS
- a CDS encoding amino acid permease — translated: MNRTNTAASALPAAKSAKRGKYLSVTSIGLMTAAAVVTSLRGLPLLAKEELTMFVYLAFTVVFYLIPASLISAELGGAFADRRGGIYTWVAQAFGTRWGFLAIWLQWIQNVVWYPVALTFGAAALAYTIGRPDLAKNGVYVGIFCIVAYWLSTWIVLQGVEVFARIANWTFVIGTIVPGVVLLALLGYWIGSGHPLGWQHLNVAALSQNGHARFWPAIHGFGTISFLAGIVLLFAGVEVQAVHVIDMSSPSRGYPAAIGLGALISVLIFALGALPIAAILPYEKISLQSGVFDAFSAVLADLWHMGWAVSALSLLVGIGAISGVLAWLGSPSRGLLETAHEGELPPILQAKNRHGMPTHILLVQGLIVTVISCFYFVIRDVSVAFFLISAMTIALYLIAYMLMYAAAIQLRYSAPALPRPFTVPGGVGGMWLTAGVGFAGVLFSFAVSFFPPDQLPVGSPLLYTGLVGLGIVVFGGIPLIIHHARRSDWATVHGAPLASSAPIPLK
- a CDS encoding glutamate decarboxylase; amino-acid sequence: MTFLKSPPPTPDAVADEYAATISGSSLPKYRIPEASSDRRAVFDLVRDELFMDGNSRQNLATFCTTYADDEVRRLMDLSIDKNMIDKDEYPQTAEIEMRCVHMLADLWHATKSWKTTGCSTTGSSEACMLGGLALKWQWKKRMEAQGKPADKPNFVCGPVQVCWAKFARYFDVEMRQVPLRGDATGLEPEDLAQYCDENTIGVVATLGITFTCVYEPVKALAGALDALQANVGLDIPIHVDAASGGFVAPFIQPDLEWDFCVPRVKSINASGHKYGLAPLGVGWIVWRSTQDLPGELIFRVDYLGGDMPTFALNFSRPAGQIIAQYYMLLRLGREGYRHIQQECADTAQALADGLAKMDALELIYDGRGALPAVCYKLKHPETAGFTLFDLSDQVRMRGWQIASYELPAGREETIVQRVLIRRGVTRDMAAMLLGDIRHAVAHLTKNPVLHSTAGPTFHHD
- a CDS encoding universal stress protein, whose product is MYKRILVAIDGSETAEHAFDSALQLAHDNEAQLQPLYVIANPLVAYDAYGYDPTILRDACTEEGQRLMADALARMKHENVAGVPRIVDVAPIGEDISERIRISANEFNADLLVLGTHGRRGFKRLFLGSVAERVVRCASLPVLLVPNQQPQTAVTETTARRHADVAAAMYEMPPRR